One region of Exiguobacterium acetylicum genomic DNA includes:
- a CDS encoding SH3 domain-containing protein, translated as MNTTSFSKTLKVFTSFLIVFSIVLTSLPVAEAATTKATTYRLSTDSYLYDKTASSRKRLLTIKTGTVVSSTYASGAFRRVTYAGKTGYVASKYLTLYEKKQTVSGQRYLVLKKTPIKKTAVDTAETIGTLNEEDVYYTSQRVTNPYGETWYRVTYDGKTGYVAAGAKAVAYKKVTNTTSRTVDAYILRQYAGTGYPKVQTIPSGKDVKIVGRIEDWVSVEYDGKKGYMHQDAFDSSEKQSVTMIPKTRYQTKSVTPLYSQAEAKNSLASLPKGTIVTSSAKTATYHQVTYAGKTGYVLSATLAEYTEKTKLPSSRFLLTASLAIKMTPATNGKTLATLSAGNVYYTKTRVTNPLGETWYQVSKEGKTGFVLANQATPIAYESQSNLSLKTTAATTVRSYAGPSYATVQTIPINTVIKISGRIGNWYRVNYNGKTGYAASSTFTTLATKQKIAGARFELEKAVSIKSSPDTKASTLTTLQSGDIYYTTQLVTSNGQQWHRVSKDGKTGYIPVGQGKSVRYQSDRIVMQTTTSTPLRSYAGNTYATVKTIPSSTSITVTGMIDDWYRVTYNGKTGYIASRYAKEKVMTQSIPSSSYRLGRTVEVKTSHQATADTLVRLSSGDVYTTNQVVTTGRLEQWHRLTVDGKTGYIQINQGSPVTYESVNNHRYQATTDTTLQSDAGSAYATVTKLPKAAVVQVTGSLDQWLKISYAGKNGYVLKSTLTPYTETKKITGARFLANQSLVVKQAPDDQAATVTTLSFGNVYYTSSLITSYTNSSWHKVTIDGKTGYIRTGQNTSSIKYEAKQKLYVRATSNVALRSYVGSSYNVIKTIPQNLVVTVSGQIGDWYKISYDGKSGYAYKGAFVTTSSKLNVYNSVATPYTFDNFISAQMKLNPPPQTDIYKNKLMYVSTGYVRLGGALDPVNGTIATVTATTPLNIRSGASTASHVYGQFQPGRMIRVYQSVSGFYTTYPRVYSNATNYSTIQWLNALETDVRNAADPLKVDRNSSDFYQFLDLSKTTGATPATLDKMLANVTKGEGIFNKCSNGSCGQAFIDAGQKYSVNEAYLISHALLETGNGKSTLAMGVTWNGRKVYNMYGIGAYDYDAINTGAAYAYSQGWFTPEAAIVGGAEFISTKYIHNVYGQNTLYKMRWSPMRPGSHQYATDMGWAVKQTSRIYSLYQQMDSYTATFDIPVFAR; from the coding sequence TTGAACACGACATCATTCTCGAAGACCTTGAAGGTGTTCACGAGCTTTCTCATCGTTTTCAGCATCGTTTTAACATCTTTACCCGTAGCTGAAGCAGCGACGACGAAAGCGACGACCTACCGTCTGTCTACCGATAGTTATCTGTATGACAAGACGGCATCTTCTCGGAAACGCTTGTTGACGATCAAGACCGGAACTGTCGTTTCATCCACGTATGCTTCTGGCGCATTCAGAAGAGTGACATACGCTGGAAAAACGGGATATGTCGCGTCGAAATACCTCACGCTGTACGAAAAGAAACAAACCGTTTCTGGGCAGCGCTACCTCGTCCTCAAAAAAACACCGATCAAAAAGACGGCAGTGGATACTGCAGAGACGATCGGTACGTTGAACGAAGAGGATGTGTACTACACGTCACAACGTGTGACGAATCCGTATGGCGAAACATGGTACCGCGTCACATATGACGGGAAGACAGGCTATGTCGCTGCTGGTGCAAAAGCAGTTGCCTATAAAAAGGTGACGAACACGACGTCAAGAACGGTCGACGCTTATATCTTGCGCCAATACGCTGGAACCGGTTATCCAAAAGTTCAGACCATTCCATCTGGAAAAGACGTTAAAATCGTCGGTCGGATCGAGGACTGGGTCAGCGTCGAGTACGATGGAAAAAAAGGCTACATGCACCAAGATGCGTTCGACTCTTCTGAAAAGCAAAGTGTGACCATGATCCCAAAAACACGGTATCAAACGAAAAGTGTGACACCCCTTTACAGTCAAGCGGAAGCGAAGAATAGCTTAGCCAGTCTTCCGAAAGGCACGATTGTCACATCAAGCGCTAAGACGGCAACGTATCATCAAGTCACATACGCTGGAAAGACGGGTTATGTCTTATCCGCTACATTGGCAGAGTACACAGAAAAGACGAAGCTTCCGTCTTCACGCTTCTTGTTGACAGCATCACTTGCCATCAAGATGACACCTGCAACCAATGGAAAAACACTTGCGACACTAAGTGCCGGAAACGTCTACTACACGAAGACACGTGTGACGAATCCACTCGGTGAAACATGGTATCAAGTATCGAAGGAAGGTAAAACCGGCTTCGTATTAGCAAATCAGGCAACACCTATCGCTTACGAGTCACAATCAAACCTTTCATTGAAAACGACAGCCGCAACAACGGTTCGCTCGTACGCAGGTCCATCGTATGCAACAGTGCAAACGATCCCGATCAATACGGTCATCAAGATTTCTGGACGGATCGGCAATTGGTACCGGGTCAATTATAACGGTAAAACGGGATATGCTGCTTCCAGCACCTTTACGACGCTTGCAACGAAGCAGAAAATTGCAGGTGCACGCTTTGAGCTTGAAAAAGCGGTTTCGATCAAATCTTCACCAGATACAAAAGCATCCACGCTGACAACACTACAGAGCGGTGACATCTACTACACGACACAACTCGTGACGTCAAACGGTCAGCAATGGCATCGTGTGAGCAAGGATGGAAAGACCGGCTACATTCCTGTCGGTCAAGGGAAGAGCGTTCGTTATCAATCGGACCGGATCGTCATGCAGACGACGACTTCGACGCCTCTCCGTTCATATGCTGGAAACACTTACGCGACCGTCAAAACGATTCCTTCTAGTACAAGCATCACGGTCACTGGAATGATCGATGATTGGTATCGTGTGACGTACAACGGGAAAACAGGTTATATCGCTTCACGTTACGCTAAGGAAAAAGTCATGACGCAATCGATTCCATCTTCTTCTTATCGCCTTGGACGTACCGTCGAAGTAAAAACGTCACACCAAGCGACAGCTGACACTCTCGTTCGTCTCTCTTCTGGAGACGTCTACACGACGAATCAAGTCGTCACGACTGGTCGTTTAGAGCAATGGCATCGCCTGACGGTTGACGGGAAAACCGGTTACATCCAAATCAATCAAGGTTCACCTGTCACATACGAAAGCGTCAATAACCATCGCTATCAAGCAACGACGGATACGACACTCCAGTCGGATGCCGGTTCAGCTTATGCGACGGTGACGAAGCTGCCAAAAGCAGCCGTCGTTCAAGTAACAGGTAGTCTCGATCAGTGGTTAAAAATCAGCTACGCTGGTAAAAACGGCTATGTCTTAAAATCAACACTGACACCGTACACGGAAACGAAAAAGATTACGGGTGCACGCTTCTTGGCGAATCAATCACTTGTCGTCAAACAAGCACCGGACGATCAAGCAGCAACTGTAACGACACTCTCGTTCGGAAATGTCTATTACACATCTTCTTTGATCACGTCGTACACGAACAGTTCGTGGCACAAAGTGACGATTGATGGCAAAACAGGTTATATCCGCACCGGACAAAATACCTCATCAATCAAATACGAAGCAAAACAAAAATTGTACGTACGGGCTACATCAAACGTTGCTTTACGCTCTTACGTCGGTAGCTCATACAATGTCATCAAGACGATTCCTCAAAATCTCGTCGTCACCGTCTCTGGTCAAATCGGTGATTGGTATAAGATTTCCTACGATGGCAAAAGTGGATATGCGTATAAGGGGGCGTTCGTGACGACTTCTTCTAAATTAAACGTCTATAACTCCGTCGCGACACCATATACGTTCGATAACTTCATCAGCGCACAGATGAAACTGAATCCACCACCGCAAACGGATATCTATAAAAACAAATTGATGTACGTCAGTACGGGTTACGTCCGTCTCGGTGGTGCACTCGATCCAGTCAATGGAACGATCGCGACTGTCACAGCGACGACACCGCTCAACATTCGTTCAGGCGCTTCGACAGCAAGTCACGTCTACGGTCAATTCCAGCCTGGTCGGATGATTCGTGTCTATCAATCCGTCAGTGGCTTCTATACGACGTACCCACGTGTCTATTCGAACGCAACGAATTACTCGACGATCCAGTGGTTAAATGCACTCGAAACAGACGTCCGTAACGCTGCTGACCCACTTAAGGTCGACCGAAATTCTTCAGACTTCTATCAGTTCCTTGATCTATCGAAAACAACAGGTGCGACACCTGCGACACTCGATAAGATGTTAGCGAACGTGACGAAAGGCGAAGGAATCTTTAACAAGTGTAGCAATGGTAGTTGTGGTCAAGCGTTCATCGATGCTGGTCAAAAGTACAGCGTCAACGAAGCTTACTTGATCTCCCACGCTTTGCTTGAGACAGGTAACGGAAAATCGACACTTGCGATGGGTGTGACATGGAATGGACGCAAAGTCTACAACATGTACGGCATTGGTGCGTATGATTACGATGCAATCAACACCGGCGCTGCTTATGCGTACAGCCAAGGTTGGTTCACTCCGGAAGCCGCGATTGTCGGTGGTGCTGAATTCATCAGCACGAAGTACATCCACAATGTCTATGGACAAAATACGCTTTACAAAATGCGTTGGAGTCCGATGCGCCCTGGTAGCCATCAGTACGCAACAGACATGGGTTGGGCCGTCAAACAGACGTCACGGATCTATTCACTCTATCAACAGATGGATAGCTATACGGCAACCTTCGATATTCCGGTCTTCGCTCGTTAA
- a CDS encoding universal stress protein, translating to MTRGKLKLYIGSAPGVGKTYKMLADARTLTLEGKDVVIGLIETHGRKETAEMVGQLEQVPLLEVVYKDKTFPEVNVDAIIARRPDIVLIDELAHTNAPGSVRKKRYQDVAALLEAGINVYSAVNIQHFESLLFKVKEVTGVEVRERIPDPFLGEADEILLVDVTPQTLRERLEQGKIYKKEKIEQSLNSFFSLQNLASLRELSLRQVADEVDDQVYQSRLLIEKDPASLQERILVCIQLNDNARKLIYRGFRMASRLKADLYVLTILPTAENQLNAKQKEVLAMVRESGSLFGAEVLIRIQGERSIAQAITAAAKHHRITQIVLGQSARTRWQEVRRGSIINEIMRHVRGIDIQIVADDMER from the coding sequence ATGACACGAGGAAAGCTGAAGCTGTACATCGGCTCAGCTCCTGGTGTCGGAAAGACGTATAAGATGCTTGCCGATGCACGAACATTGACGCTTGAAGGCAAGGATGTCGTCATCGGTCTGATTGAGACACACGGTCGAAAAGAGACGGCGGAGATGGTCGGGCAACTCGAACAAGTCCCGCTACTTGAAGTCGTCTATAAGGACAAGACATTCCCCGAGGTGAACGTGGACGCGATCATTGCCCGTCGCCCCGATATCGTACTGATCGATGAACTGGCGCATACGAATGCGCCGGGATCGGTACGAAAGAAACGCTATCAAGATGTTGCTGCATTGCTTGAAGCAGGAATTAATGTCTACTCTGCCGTCAATATCCAGCATTTCGAAAGCTTACTCTTTAAAGTCAAGGAAGTGACGGGTGTCGAAGTGCGGGAACGCATCCCGGATCCGTTTCTCGGGGAAGCCGATGAGATTCTACTCGTCGATGTCACGCCACAAACGTTACGGGAACGACTCGAGCAAGGAAAGATCTATAAGAAGGAAAAGATTGAACAGAGCTTGAATTCGTTCTTTTCGCTTCAGAATCTTGCGAGCTTACGTGAGCTATCACTGCGTCAGGTCGCAGACGAAGTCGACGATCAAGTCTATCAATCACGCTTGTTGATTGAAAAGGATCCGGCGTCGCTACAAGAACGGATTCTCGTCTGCATCCAGCTCAACGACAACGCACGGAAGTTGATCTATCGCGGCTTTCGCATGGCGAGTCGTCTGAAAGCGGATCTTTATGTGCTGACGATTTTACCGACGGCAGAGAATCAATTGAATGCGAAACAAAAAGAAGTGCTTGCGATGGTGCGCGAGAGTGGTTCCTTGTTCGGAGCAGAGGTGCTGATCCGAATCCAAGGGGAGCGCTCGATCGCCCAAGCGATCACGGCAGCTGCTAAGCATCATCGCATCACCCAAATCGTCCTCGGTCAATCTGCGCGGACCCGTTGGCAGGAAGTCCGGCGTGGATCGATCATCAATGAAATCATGCGTCATGTCCGCGGGATCGATATTCAAATCGTTGCCGATGACATGGAACGCTAG
- the kdpC gene encoding K(+)-transporting ATPase subunit C, translating into MKQAIRVTIFVTALCGIVFPALLTLFGQLLVPDKAEGSLVQENGKFIGSELIAQPFTSKQYFHGRPSAVDQLAGASAGDNLAASNPELGTKMAELQKQNQVDGASLPDDALVTSGSGFDPHISVDYALVQAKRIATARDLSREEVRKLITKEAGTHDYVNVLRLNLALDRSKS; encoded by the coding sequence ATGAAACAAGCCATTCGTGTGACGATCTTCGTCACGGCGTTATGCGGGATCGTCTTTCCCGCTTTATTGACCCTGTTCGGTCAACTACTCGTACCGGATAAAGCTGAAGGTTCTTTAGTACAAGAAAACGGAAAATTCATCGGATCGGAATTGATTGCCCAGCCGTTCACGTCGAAACAGTATTTTCATGGACGTCCATCAGCGGTCGATCAATTAGCGGGAGCGTCTGCTGGGGATAACCTAGCAGCATCGAACCCGGAGCTTGGCACGAAGATGGCGGAATTACAGAAACAGAACCAAGTGGACGGCGCTTCGCTTCCGGACGATGCCCTCGTGACATCCGGTTCTGGCTTCGATCCGCACATCTCAGTCGATTATGCTTTGGTTCAGGCGAAGCGTATCGCAACCGCGCGCGACCTGTCGCGTGAAGAAGTACGAAAGTTAATCACGAAGGAAGCAGGAACCCATGATTACGTTAATGTCCTGCGCTTGAACTTAGCACTTGATCGGAGTAAATCATGA
- the kdpB gene encoding potassium-transporting ATPase subunit KdpB, with product MERIMHPTPEEHQPNGEPEHQSKSAISGSIARQATIDAFKKLNPVNMVKQPIMFVVWIGCLLAIGYTIFIDEMRGFNLTVSIILFLTVLFANFAESIAEGRGKAQADSLKASKADVMARKRVGQLIQSVSSATLRKGDIVFVRAGEYVPGDGEIIKGLASIDESAITGESAPVIKEAGGDFSSVIGGTLVVSDEIEVRITSNPGESFLDQMIALVEGASRQKTPNELALSTLLTSLTLIFLLVVMTLPVFTNYLGFDLSGPILIALLVCLIPTTIGGLLSAIGIAGMDRVTRFNVIAMSGKAVEAAGDIQTIILDKTGTITFGNRMASEITPVGGRTAEQAFEGAILASLADETPEGRSVLELAELRAMPVEQHWLDGAEIVPFRAETRMSGLDLRDGRRVRKGAGQAIQEWVKEQGGAIPNDLQEKVDAVSRLGGTPLVVAIDAMILGVIYLKDTVKPGMRERFDRLREMGIKTVMCTGDNPLTAATIAREAGVDDFVAECKPEDKIRVIQQEQAAGHLVAMTGDGTNDAPALAQADVGLAMNSGTQAAKEAANMIDLDSNPTKIIEVVEIGKQLLMTRGALTTFSIANDVAKYFAIIPAMFMVAIPQMEVLNIMRLDSPTSAILSALIFNAIIIPMLIPLAMRGVTYKPMTADQLLGRNLLIYGLGGVVVPFIGIKIIDVLLASIL from the coding sequence ATGGAACGAATCATGCATCCGACGCCCGAGGAACACCAACCGAACGGGGAGCCGGAACACCAATCCAAATCAGCAATCAGTGGCTCGATCGCGCGTCAAGCGACGATTGATGCCTTTAAAAAATTAAATCCCGTAAATATGGTCAAACAACCGATCATGTTCGTCGTCTGGATCGGCTGCTTGCTTGCAATCGGCTATACGATCTTCATTGATGAGATGCGTGGCTTTAACTTAACGGTCAGTATCATCCTCTTCTTGACGGTCTTGTTCGCAAACTTCGCGGAATCAATCGCGGAAGGACGCGGGAAAGCCCAGGCGGACTCATTGAAAGCGTCAAAAGCAGATGTCATGGCACGTAAACGTGTCGGACAACTGATTCAAAGCGTCTCGTCGGCGACTCTTCGTAAGGGCGATATCGTCTTCGTCCGAGCAGGGGAGTATGTACCGGGTGACGGTGAAATCATCAAAGGACTTGCTTCGATTGATGAATCAGCGATCACGGGTGAATCCGCACCGGTCATCAAGGAAGCGGGCGGTGATTTCTCCTCGGTCATCGGTGGCACACTCGTCGTCAGTGACGAGATCGAAGTTCGAATCACGAGCAATCCAGGTGAGTCATTCCTCGATCAGATGATTGCCCTCGTCGAAGGCGCAAGTCGTCAGAAGACACCAAACGAACTCGCGTTATCAACGCTCTTGACGAGCTTGACATTGATTTTCTTACTTGTCGTCATGACATTACCGGTCTTTACGAACTACCTTGGATTTGATCTGTCAGGTCCAATCTTGATCGCCTTACTCGTCTGTTTGATCCCGACGACGATCGGTGGCTTACTGTCAGCAATCGGAATCGCCGGAATGGACCGTGTTACGCGTTTCAACGTCATCGCGATGAGCGGGAAAGCGGTCGAAGCAGCAGGCGATATCCAGACAATCATCCTGGACAAAACAGGAACGATCACGTTCGGTAACCGGATGGCATCGGAGATCACGCCGGTCGGTGGACGCACTGCTGAGCAGGCGTTTGAGGGGGCAATCCTCGCCTCACTCGCTGATGAGACACCGGAAGGACGTTCCGTTCTTGAACTCGCTGAACTTCGCGCGATGCCGGTGGAACAACACTGGTTAGATGGAGCAGAGATCGTACCGTTCCGCGCAGAGACACGGATGTCCGGACTTGATTTAAGAGACGGTCGCCGTGTACGGAAAGGGGCGGGGCAAGCGATTCAAGAATGGGTCAAGGAACAAGGCGGCGCCATTCCAAATGATTTGCAGGAGAAAGTAGATGCAGTCTCTCGTCTTGGTGGCACACCACTTGTCGTAGCAATCGACGCAATGATCCTTGGCGTCATCTATTTGAAAGATACGGTGAAACCGGGCATGCGCGAACGATTCGATCGGTTGCGTGAGATGGGGATCAAGACGGTCATGTGTACGGGTGACAACCCGTTGACGGCAGCAACGATTGCCCGTGAAGCAGGCGTCGATGATTTCGTCGCGGAATGTAAACCGGAAGATAAAATTCGTGTCATCCAGCAGGAACAAGCAGCCGGGCACCTCGTCGCGATGACAGGAGACGGTACGAATGACGCACCGGCACTCGCTCAAGCCGATGTCGGTCTCGCGATGAACAGTGGGACGCAAGCCGCGAAAGAAGCAGCGAACATGATCGATCTTGATTCGAACCCGACGAAGATCATCGAAGTCGTCGAAATCGGGAAACAGCTCTTGATGACACGAGGAGCGTTGACGACGTTCTCAATCGCAAACGATGTCGCGAAATATTTCGCGATCATCCCGGCAATGTTCATGGTGGCGATCCCGCAGATGGAAGTGCTCAATATCATGCGTCTTGATTCACCTACGAGTGCGATCTTGTCTGCCTTGATCTTCAATGCGATCATCATTCCGATGTTGATTCCACTCGCGATGCGGGGGGTTACCTACAAACCGATGACGGCGGATCAATTACTCGGTCGTAACTTGCTGATCTACGGTCTTGGCGGTGTCGTCGTTCCATTCATTGGGATTAAAATCATCGATGTCTTGCTTGCAAGCATCCTCTAA
- the kdpA gene encoding potassium-transporting ATPase subunit KdpA has translation MWTQFMIQFWILLVIALCAAVLLGRYIGVYFAPVAERRVDKIGKVERRLLLLLGVDEKKHDQSWVGYSKSLLLVNLLFFIGGYLLLRFQGSLPLNPNDAVNLDWSTALHTTISFMTNTDQQHYSGEALSYLSQTFVLGTMLFVAPTMAFTVCIAVIRGLANKPLGNFYADFFRFIFRILLPISFVFGLAMILLGVPQTFGGAVSVTTLEGAKQLIYRGPIAAFEVIKQLGNNGGGFFGANGAHPFENPNQFVNFIQMFLMLLIPMSLPIAYGKIIGSAKQGRLFLGVMTLLFIMMTVGMAGSLLANPTAHGQELRFGQIGTALYSSITTAAETGAVNAMHDSLHPLAGLIQLGNMMLNVVYGGAGAGFLNVLLYAFVAVFLTGLLIGRTPTFLGKKIETFEVKMIAIALLVPPFLILVGTAISMYAAPGVAGISNPGYHGLSQVLYEFTSATANNGSGFEGLGDANVYWNVSTSFALFFGRYIPLILMLAIVGSLKAKQSVPQDEFSFKTDTPLFGTVFLGTVVLVGALTFLPVLVLGPVADWLTM, from the coding sequence ATGTGGACTCAATTCATGATCCAATTTTGGATCCTACTCGTCATCGCACTTTGTGCAGCGGTCTTACTTGGTCGCTACATCGGAGTATACTTCGCACCTGTCGCAGAGCGTCGGGTCGATAAAATCGGTAAGGTCGAACGACGACTGTTGTTGTTACTCGGTGTCGATGAAAAGAAACACGATCAATCGTGGGTCGGCTATTCGAAGAGCCTCTTGCTCGTCAACCTGTTATTTTTCATCGGTGGATATTTGTTACTTCGCTTCCAAGGCAGTCTACCTTTAAATCCGAACGATGCTGTGAATCTCGATTGGTCGACGGCGCTTCATACGACGATCAGCTTCATGACGAATACCGATCAACAACACTATTCGGGTGAGGCACTCTCGTATCTCTCGCAAACGTTCGTCCTCGGAACGATGTTATTCGTCGCTCCGACGATGGCATTCACGGTCTGTATCGCTGTCATTCGTGGTCTTGCGAACAAACCACTCGGTAACTTCTATGCCGACTTCTTCCGCTTCATCTTCCGAATTCTCTTACCGATTTCGTTCGTCTTCGGTTTAGCGATGATCCTACTCGGTGTACCGCAGACATTTGGTGGTGCAGTCAGCGTCACGACGCTCGAAGGAGCGAAGCAGTTGATCTACCGCGGACCGATCGCTGCTTTTGAAGTCATCAAACAGCTCGGAAACAACGGTGGTGGTTTCTTTGGTGCCAACGGAGCGCATCCATTTGAGAACCCGAACCAGTTCGTCAACTTCATCCAGATGTTCTTGATGCTGCTGATTCCGATGTCACTTCCGATCGCTTACGGAAAAATCATCGGTTCAGCGAAACAAGGACGACTATTCCTTGGTGTCATGACGCTTCTCTTCATCATGATGACAGTCGGGATGGCAGGGAGCTTACTTGCGAATCCAACGGCACATGGTCAGGAACTACGATTTGGTCAAATCGGAACGGCGCTCTACAGTTCGATTACGACGGCAGCTGAAACTGGTGCGGTCAACGCGATGCACGACTCACTGCATCCACTTGCTGGATTGATCCAACTCGGCAATATGATGCTCAACGTCGTTTACGGTGGAGCAGGTGCAGGATTCCTGAACGTCTTACTTTATGCCTTCGTCGCAGTCTTCCTGACAGGTCTCTTGATTGGTCGGACACCGACGTTCCTCGGGAAGAAAATCGAGACGTTCGAAGTGAAGATGATCGCGATTGCGCTACTCGTGCCGCCATTCCTGATTCTCGTCGGAACGGCAATCTCGATGTACGCTGCACCAGGCGTCGCCGGCATCTCGAACCCAGGTTATCACGGATTGTCGCAAGTCTTGTATGAGTTCACGTCCGCGACGGCGAACAACGGATCCGGTTTTGAAGGACTCGGCGACGCAAACGTCTACTGGAACGTCTCGACGTCATTCGCATTGTTCTTCGGACGCTACATCCCATTGATCTTGATGCTTGCAATCGTAGGTTCGCTTAAAGCGAAGCAATCGGTTCCGCAAGATGAATTTTCGTTTAAGACAGACACACCACTCTTCGGAACAGTCTTCCTCGGTACGGTCGTACTCGTCGGTGCATTGACATTCTTGCCAGTGCTCGTACTTGGACCGGTCGCGGATTGGCTGACGATGTGA
- a CDS encoding glutathione peroxidase, which yields MLQDHSFQRVDGTSASLSDYPAQAWLIVNTASKCGLTPQFEGLEQLHQDYRSQGLTVLGFPCNQFANQDPGTDEEIQSFCQVNYGVTFPVFSKIDVNGEQAHPLFEELKAQAPTTDGTTDVEWNFTKFLVTRDGEVTRFSPKTNPTDLTAAIERLLVQV from the coding sequence ATGTTACAAGATCATTCATTTCAACGCGTCGACGGAACGTCGGCATCCTTAAGTGACTACCCAGCTCAAGCATGGCTGATCGTCAATACAGCCAGCAAATGTGGCTTAACGCCACAGTTCGAAGGACTCGAGCAATTGCATCAAGACTATCGTTCGCAAGGATTAACCGTACTTGGTTTCCCATGTAATCAGTTCGCGAATCAAGATCCGGGAACGGACGAGGAGATTCAGTCGTTCTGCCAAGTCAACTACGGCGTGACATTCCCCGTCTTCTCAAAAATCGATGTCAACGGTGAGCAAGCCCATCCGTTATTTGAGGAACTGAAAGCACAAGCACCAACGACGGACGGTACAACAGACGTCGAGTGGAATTTCACGAAATTCCTCGTGACCCGTGATGGAGAAGTAACGCGGTTCTCACCAAAAACGAATCCAACTGATTTGACGGCAGCAATTGAACGATTGCTCGTTCAAGTCTAA
- a CDS encoding glycerate kinase produces MGRHLILMDAFKGSISSKEAAEAVASGIRAYDPTAIIDSSPVADGGEGTLDVYLALGYDVKTAMTMDLAGRPCEVEYAVKGTDAVIEVARICGLPMRRNEDDPVRMNTRGVGRLIAQLRDQGITQIRLSLGGTGTTDGGLGLLAEVGCRLEDASGDLISFQTNPLLETHTIQCPAYPVQLEALVDVTALYHGPDGPAYLFGPQKGLLREDIVKLDQQLERIGRLLGLENVKGTGAAGGLGGAIYALGGTIVPGAKTILQHLRVAERMKQADYVWTGEGRVDRQSQIGKLPGEVTRMAKAADVSCLILAGIVEENMPHALDCRSIHAGQAITLEREQTMARMSEQARKWLEELSLKQG; encoded by the coding sequence ATGGGACGTCACCTGATTTTGATGGATGCATTCAAAGGGAGTATTTCTTCGAAAGAGGCGGCAGAAGCTGTCGCCTCCGGGATCCGAGCGTATGATCCGACAGCGATCATCGATTCTTCGCCTGTTGCGGACGGCGGGGAGGGAACGCTCGATGTCTATCTCGCACTCGGATATGACGTGAAGACGGCGATGACGATGGATTTGGCAGGTCGTCCGTGTGAAGTAGAGTACGCTGTCAAGGGTACAGACGCCGTCATCGAAGTCGCGCGTATTTGTGGACTGCCGATGCGGCGAAACGAGGATGATCCCGTTCGAATGAATACGCGTGGTGTCGGTCGTTTGATTGCTCAGTTACGCGATCAGGGAATCACGCAGATCCGACTGTCCTTAGGCGGGACTGGTACGACGGACGGCGGACTCGGTTTACTCGCAGAAGTCGGTTGTCGACTTGAAGATGCGTCTGGTGATTTGATTTCGTTTCAAACGAATCCGTTACTTGAGACGCATACTATTCAATGCCCAGCGTATCCTGTTCAACTGGAAGCGCTCGTCGATGTGACAGCTCTTTATCATGGTCCAGATGGTCCAGCGTATCTGTTCGGTCCGCAAAAAGGACTGCTTCGAGAAGACATCGTAAAGCTCGATCAGCAACTTGAACGGATCGGGCGGTTACTTGGACTAGAAAATGTTAAAGGAACTGGAGCAGCCGGTGGACTCGGGGGAGCGATCTATGCGCTGGGCGGCACGATCGTTCCGGGAGCCAAGACGATCTTGCAACATCTTCGCGTAGCAGAGCGGATGAAACAAGCCGATTATGTTTGGACAGGAGAAGGACGCGTCGACCGTCAAAGTCAAATCGGTAAGTTACCAGGTGAAGTCACGCGGATGGCAAAAGCCGCTGATGTTTCTTGTCTGATCCTTGCTGGAATCGTCGAAGAAAACATGCCGCATGCACTCGATTGTCGCTCGATCCATGCCGGACAAGCAATCACGCTCGAGCGAGAACAGACGATGGCTCGTATGAGCGAACAAGCACGTAAGTGGCTCGAGGAACTTTCACTGAAACAGGGATGA